Within Lytechinus pictus isolate F3 Inbred chromosome 7, Lp3.0, whole genome shotgun sequence, the genomic segment TGAAAGGTCAAGAGAGTTTAATGGTCTTACAGCGGTCTTGCTCTCTATGGAAAGGGGTTTAATACACAAGCACTTTCTACTTGACTGTGAGACTGTTTTTTTACACTAGGTTCTGAGGGAAATTAAACATGCATCTATAACTCCCTCCATCacaattatatttaaaaaatatatataacataaatcAGAGTAACATCATATTCGAAATGTTCGCAGAGTATGAACTTTTTTGTAATCGTTTGActcatcaatttttttaggCAACAAACCAAAATTATTCGAAATGCTTAGAATGTGCTCATATTTCTTGACAATCTgaacatttctacataaagttttttcattaaacctactttcaaatattgaatatcATACCTTTCAGCTTCGAATCAAAACATgcaaggtttaaatctaaatctaatattcggctcGTCACTATTGACGGCCTATCATGACTTATTTCAAATCCAGgaaatttagagtgtatatagCTGACAATAAATTCGACATACTATTATTTAAGCCACAAATACATCCACGAACATGACTTGGTGCATCTCCCCAATTCCTCATGATGGTGCCTTGTCTAGAGATCCAGTAAATATTTTGTCTATTTCCCTTCACGATGAAGACATTATTGCAGGTTGCCCTGATATATTGCCTACAGCTCCTGGCGTTGTTAATGATCGCCACAATGATATCCAATGGTAGGATGTATACCACATTCTGTCGGTACGATCCCATCCTTTCATAGCCTCGAGGGACAGCTTGTTCGCCGATGATGTCGTGGGGAATGACGGTTACGCCTTGGggggaaagaaaataattacgAAAATTGGTTTAGATCTTGATCTCATTGGTCGCGAATCATAATTAAGAATCCAATGTTTCTCAGATGACATTAAAGGGGGCCCTCcagaatgaaaatatgatttgaagtgATAAAGAAAGATCGgacaaacactgaaaatttgatcaaaattggacaaggattAACAAAGTTGTAACATTCTaaaattatttccttgaaacagTTCTACATAATAAGTCCTTATGATATTCATTGGGCAAACTGATGATTTCATGTCCCCACTtgttatttgtatttcattaaatgaaattatgtttatcaaaattttgccctacaagaacaaagaaattgaatttacaactgatttaatgcttgctgcaacttattttaatgtaataagaTTAGGAAAAGGGAAGTGGGAATCTGACACCATCAGGccacataatgaatattcatgacgatgtgcataatCTTTTTCCACTAAATATTGCTCAACTATAGAATTCAatgactttgatattttttataagattttgatgaaattttcatcattttgcttgATGAATTATTCTCAATTTATTtagatgtaattattttctgcCCTGAGTACTCCTTTAATTTTGGGGGTAGTTGTGCATCTTTATTCGACTATATAAGTAGGTGGCAGATGATAACATggtgaataaatatttttgttaaaataagccgctaaaatatgaatatagtgCGATCTGCATTTATGAACTCGATCGATTTCTGAAATATTACACACAAGGCTATGGCTCATTTTATAACTCCACATTTATTCCTTTATGAGGAGTGgcaaatttaaaataatttcctGTCAAGTACATCTACTTACACTCGGACTATGGAGCTAATAGCTCCATGCTCGGACCATATAGCTAGTTCATGATATATTGcattaacaaaatattgggCGTATTTACCATTTCGACATTCAACTTGCACGAAATCAGAAATGTTTCCATTTTGACCGTCTGGATCAATACGAAACGTTCCTGTTGAATTGGGTTCCTTCAGATCAGCACATGTTCTCACTCGACCTGTAACAATAAAAGGGTATGATGCATATGAATACCCAGGGTGTCGTAAGAGGGAGGGAGGGTGGTGGATATGAGTCAAGAATGTATTTATAGTCGGCACAATCGAACATTTTGTCGGTGAAATAATAagcttaaccccccccccccccgaatcaaCATGCCTTAGCGTCACCCCTCCGTGTCGTTAAGTGGGAGaaccaaaaagaaagaaaacaaaaagaaaacaaactttcaagaaatgaataataattttttgaaaaaggaaaaagTAAATTCCCCTGAATATTTGCCCCATAACATTAGGCCTACTCATCGCTTTCCCTGCTGCCAATGCCTTGCCTACTGCATGCGTACGCCATCTACGACAAAGAAATGAAGAAGCTGGCAACAGCTCTATACTAGGTAAAAAGATTGAAGAAGTAGACTTGCATTTTTCTTTACCCTTACATAATATATCAATTTGTATTTGGTACCAATGAATATTTGACGATTTAAAAGGGTGTGAAGGAGCAATTTCTCACAAAATGCTCTTCTTATTCTTTCTTCAAAATGCCCTTTCACAACTTTGTATTAGGTACATGACAACGCTTTTAATTTTCTAGAGATTGATGTTGACGATGTATACTTTTCTATCGTATTACCCTAGaggataataatatttttaaaacttaatttaCATAATAGTTTTTGTTTGttctgaaaacaaaattatatatgcTTTATTTCGAGTCATGTTTTACGGCAACGAATCATTAGGCCTATTTATATAGTCTATTCAAGGGACTCGAAgctttaaacctttttttttttgggggggggttataaaTTTGTCTGCAAATTGATAACTCTTTTTCTTGTCAAAGGTGTATATACGTTTGCATGGTGACAAGTaaaacaaggaaaaaatataaaccATCTGTATCAAGATAAGGCCGGTAGCCTATATAGAGAACTGGGGGCCGGATTCGGTACAGGCAAATACCTTTTTCGGCCTCACCAAAATTTCGAAAAGGGATGACAGCTTTGGGGGATGCAGTGAGGTAATGAATTTGGGCTCtcaaaatgataatacatgaatatggcttgcaaataatcagtagcgtacgcaggatttttgttttgaagggggggggggttcaagctgaatgaaaaaaaaggtcttcaacaaAAATTTGAGGTCGTttcgtaccaaaaaaaaatattaggggggggggtcagatcCCCTGTACCTCTCTGAAAGCATTTTTCCCCTTCAATATTATTCAGATACTCACGCTCACAGTTGTCTCCAAAATATCCTTCAGTGCACAAACACTCATAAGAATAATCCGTCTCTAAACATGTACCTTGATTTTTACATGGTGATGACAGGCAATCTgtgacaaataaaaacaagatacgcactatatatataattatataaaagaGTAGGATGCATATCATTGAAAATATCACCACCCGTTCCTTTGCTAAATCTCATTGAAGAGGAGCATTACGACAAACCTGTTTCACCACACCTACTCCGCCGTATCGTCCCTACCTTTCCATACATTGTTCAAGTTTTCTATTTTTGTTATCACACTATTTAACTGTTTATGAATTGTAATTTGTCAAGTAATCTAGGCCTACTTAGAACTTCGACAAATtctaaaaaaatggaaattaatgcaaattgtattgtaattatgaaaaagaaagtACATTTGATTTTATCTGCATTGGATGTAACATTGGCCTAAATGCTGTCTCATTCATcggcaaaaaataatattaaagaaaacgAAGATGGAATGTTATCTTCCTTAAGAGGCTATTATCTTTGATtcattaagagagagagagaatgacaATGCACAGACAATAAATTCATATTGtgtaataattattcaatatgtGACACCTTCAAAAGTATTCATACGTTTCGATTTGCGATAATAATCCCATGTTGGCGGCGGTATAGACAGGCATGCGTGTGGGGTCTCACGGGACTCATGGCCCCTATATTGTGGCAATGACAATGCACAGACAATAAATTCATATTGtgtaataattattcaatatgtGACACCTTCAAAAGTATTCATACGTTTCGATTTGCGATAATAATCCCATGTTGGCGGCGGTATAGACAGGCATGCGTGTGGGGTCTCACGGGACTCATGGCCCCTATATTGTGGCCCTAAGTTTGACAATGTGACAATCATGTAGTACCTTATTTTGTATCCTCTATATTCCCACTCTCACATCATCTTCAGTGGGAGGCGTGTCGGATACATTGAAATTACTTTCTGTTATACCctcaaattatgaaatcatgCATCCACCCCTTGGtgtctccttctccttctcttctaTACACTCTCACTCCTTCACAttcttttcaattcaattcaaaatggtttatcaAAAAAACTTTCTTTGCGGCAAAAGCCGGATTGCAAAagtttacatttcaaacaaaatcatcaataacaaGGTAAAAATGACTTAGTTCTACGAACGAATTTCAGTATAGACATATATGTAACAAAGTATAtcataaatcaatttaaatcGATACTCATTGATCAAATAGGGAAAtatgcaaaatacatgtaaatatacctaATGTGTTACCATGATCATTTTAGATTTTCTCGTTTGTAAGAAATATGTCAATTTAAACCCGATATTAagattgtaaaaaataatacaagaatATGGGTTTAAGACGTGAGTGTGTTTGtaaagagagacagatagagGTGAGAGATGGAAAGTGAGatgtagaagaaaaagagaaaagcaaGAAAAAGGTAGGGAATCACACCCAGCTATGCTGAACAATGTCCTAGTGATTTGTGTGACAAATGGCAAGGCATGATAACttagaataataaaaatcacatgcatATAATGTTCACATTTATTAGCTAAGAATAAACTTATTTGAACTGAGATGAGTGGATACAGGAAATGAATTAGAAAGTAGATTTAGGAATAGAAATAGcggaagagagaagagaggcagagggggagatagagagagagagagagagagaagaaaaggaattGATGGTGGAAggaaaacagagagaaaagggcGAAGAAGCAATTAGGtcacattttttcatacatactgcaataatacatattttggcaatttttgtgatttcaattgaaattttaaGTTTATGGCTATGGAAATCAGTAACTAATTgctcatatgaaagaaaaacattttgattaacaaagtaaaatcaaatgaaattggaGTTCGCCATCATAAAAAGAACTCAACATCAGAATCATTATGTAATCTGCattttacaacaacaaaaaacatctTAATGAtgatacataattatgaatgatcAGTTCTTGAATTCTCAGCCATCCTTATTTTGATATTACTATACATGTAACGATAGGGGAAgatattatatataaaaaaaatactccgtgtaatcaattttctttatcattctctCTCCATTTTTCCACCCCATGCAACAAATCTCTCACTCTGCCATCATTTGGAAATTCTCAGTactaatttcatatttatttttcgtTCAAATTCATTGCTTTTTGCtaaacaggggcggatccagccttcgccaatagggggcccCGGAATTCTTTTTCAACCACATTTTCCCGTTCGGccactcgaagttgatttttgtttgtttctttgaaggggtggtcctaatagtcacttctaaactttattcttataaatcatcataaatatATAACAATCTCATCagccttatttaaatagtgcaagcacaaagcgcgaactatttttttttgtttcaagtattttgtcctaaaatttaaatattctgggcaatgtttgtgatcctaaacgagatgtatagccaacaaaataattactgcgagcgcgaagcgcgagcagaaatttattACCttaaaaattcgagatttacacctaaaaatgggatactattcatgttttgtgaatcacgaaaatgatgagtaattcgaaatctttctacattaataatgcaagcgcaaagcgcgagcagaaattttttgatatattggacaattatttaaataaagaacaagctgcatatctcaataaacatgcgcgatctaaaatctgggcattctaaatacccttttttatcatggaaatcaataaagcgagcgcgaagcacgaccttaagatttgatattccgatctgaaaaagggtcaatttaagctctgtattccAAGCAtcttgtaggaaaattgtgaggtggatatggaaaaagagctgatataaatcaatattattaCGATGAGTTTTGACATAAAttataggaccgggacattctataTATTAAGaacattatatgaaaataatgactatcttcctatttctcttcctaagcgcgagatggaacttgtcgatattccattctgaaaaaagggacagtttgattattaaattaatatctaatttattaatctaataagcctaataagagcgcgaaatctgttaatattatggcttgaaaactggacatttaaagcacttttgtaatgaataagatgcatgagttaacaTAATGTTCAttaatcaatgcgagcgcaatcgcgagccgaaaatgttgataaactgtcatgaaatggggatttaagaagtttgttatagaattaataatgagatatacacaatcaccaatcaaaatgcgagcgt encodes:
- the LOC129265942 gene encoding contactin-associated protein-like 2, producing the protein MIRDTNIIDGRVSTTLMMVLISALTWLMMVPMMVTMMMSWIIAASEGHHSSQCVLPCPKINSTSGDTIQLIPKHLFQKNESNHVTLFGSSTLMLFCKIPNCLSSPCKNQGTCLETDYSYECLCTEGYFGDNCERRVRTCADLKEPNSTGTFRIDPDGQNGNISDFVQVECRNGVTVIPHDIIGEQAVPRGYERMGSYRQNVVYILPLDIIVAIINNARSCRQYIRATCNNVFIVKGNRQNIYWISRQGTIMRNWGDAPSHVRGCICGLNNTCHNTGSYCNCDDSVGNSAPLTDEGFLTDRTRLPVIRLHFGDTGGVDEKIYYELGFLECE